AAGTCATTTCCGCCCGGGGACTCTATCTGCTTCCCGGAGTTATCGACGACCAGGTTCATTTCAGAGAACCCGGACTGGAATACAAAGCGGATATCTTTACCGAAAGCCGTGCTGCCGTAGCCGGCGGAATAACCAGCTACATGGAAATGCCCAATACCCGGCCTCCCGTGCTTACACAAAAACTTCTGGAAGAAAAATATGCACTTGCAGCTGAGAAATCACTGGCCAACTACTCTTTTTACATGGGAACCTCTAACGACAATCTGAAAGAAGTATTAAAAACCGATCCGTCCCGGGTATGCGGAATCAAAATTTTCATGGGATCATCCACCGGAAACATGCTGGTGGATGAAGAAAAAACACTGGAAGCGCTTTTTTCGGAAGTTCCCATGCTCATGGCTACCCACTGTGAAGACGAAGCCATTATCCGGAAAAATTACTCCGCTTATTATAAAAAATACGGCCCGGACGGCGCTCCCTGGCTTCACCCGAAAATTCGAAGTGCAGAAGCCTGCCTCCGATCTTCTGAAAAAGCGGCAAGACTGGCCCGAAAATATGGCAGCCGGCTCCACATCCTGCATCTTTCCACAGCAGCCGAAACGGCACTTTTTGATAATCACATCCCACTAAAAGAGAAAAAGATTACCGCAGAAGTCTGTGTTCATCATCTGTGGTTTTCTGATAAGGATTATGCAGAGAAAGGGAACCGGATGAAATGGAACCCGGCAGTAAAAACCGAAGCCGACCGCGACGGATTACTTCAAGCCGTATTGGAGAATCGAATTGATGTTATTGCCACCGACCACGCGCCCCATACAAAAGAAGAGAAACAACGTCCGTACTTTAAAGCTCCTTCCGGAGGACCTATGGTACAACATGCATTGCCGGCTATGCTTGAACTGGTAAAACAAAAAAAGATCAGTCTGGAAAAGGTAGTGGAAAAAATGTGCCATCATCCGGCTATTCTTTTCAGAATAAAAAACCGGGGGTTCATTCGCCCGGGCTACGCTGCCGATCTGGTGCTTGTTGATTTAAACGCTCCCTGGGAAGTCAATTCTTCCAATATCCTGTACAAATGCAGATGGTCACCACTCGAAGGCACCCGGCTCCACGCTCAGGTAATCTCCACCTTTGTTAACGGAAACCGGGTATATCACCAAGGTGAAATCAACGAAAATATCCGGGGAGAACGGTTACTCTTTTCTACCGATTGATTCCCAAATATTTCCGGAATTCTTTTTATCACCACTTCCTCTCCTGTTTTTTTGAGATAAAAGAAACCACGGGAATAGGCTTTGTTTGAGACGAAATTCTATTTTTGCAAAAAAATTTTCCGGTGATAGCTGTTAATAATCTGGTCATGGAGTTTGGCGGGAAACCGCTTTTTAAAGGAATCTCTTTCCACATCAGTAATAAAGAACGTATTGGCCTTGCCGGTAAAAACGGCGCCGGCAAAACCACACTGTTACGCATCATTACCGGTGAACAGGAGCCCACAAGCGGGAGTGTTATTGTTCCGGAAAATGAAACCATCGGCTATCTTCCCCAGGAAAAACAAATTCGAAGTAAAAAAGATGTTCTCCATGAAACACTTTCTGTTTTTGACGCCCTGCACCAGCTAAAAAAAGAACTGGAAGAAATTCATCATCAGCTTGCTGTACGTACCGATTACCAAAGCAAAGCTTATCTTAAGCTGTACGACCGGCAGGAAGAAATTCAGCACGTTCTGGCCGTTCATGACATAGAAAAACAAGAGGGCAAAGCCATAAAGATTTTAAAAGGACTGGGGTTTGACGAAAAGGAATTAAACCGTCCGGTAAACCTTTTCAGTTTAGGCTGGCAAATGCGTATTGAGCTGGCTAAACTGCTTTTATTGCAACCCACCCTATTACTGCTTGACGAACCCACCAACCACCTGGATATTGATGCCATTCAATGGCTTGAAAATTTTTTAAAGGCTTACCGTGGTTCGGTTTTGCTGGTTTCGCACGACCGGCGTTTTTTAGACAACCTCACCACCCGAACATTAGAAATCAACAATGGGAATCTGTACGATTACAAGGTTCCCTATTCCCAATATATCCGGCTAAGCCGCGAACGTATTGAACAGCAACAAGCCGTTTTTTCCAACCAGCAAAAACAAATCAAAGAAATCGAAAGTTTCATTGAACGGTTTCGCTATAAAGCAACCAAAGCCCGTCAGGTTCAGTCGAGAATCAAGCAGCTGGAAAAAATGGAAAAAGTGGAGGTGGACACACTGGACAAAGCCGCCATACATTTTCGTTTTCCGCCAGCTCCCCGAAGTGGAAAAGTCGTTGTGGAAGGCATCGGGATTTCAAAATCATTTGGCCAGAAAACCGTATTGAAATCATTAGATTTTCAAATCATTAAAGGAGATAAAGTCGTTTTTACCGGACGTAACGGAGAAGGGAAAACCACGCTGGCCAAAATTATTGCCGGACAACTTTCGTACGAAGGAGAATTAAAATTTGGTCATAACGTACAGACCGGATATTATGCTCAGGATCAATGGGAAATGCTGGATCCTGAAAAGACTGTTTTCGAAACGGTTGACGATGTTGCCACCGGAGAAGTTCGTACCCGGTTAAAATCCATTCTCGGCGCTTTTTTATTTCAGGGCGAAGACATTGACAAAAAAGTAAGTGTGCTTTCCGGTGGCGAAAAGGCCCGGCTTTCACTGGCCCGGCTACTGCTTACCCCTTCCAACCTTCTGATTCTTGACGAACCAACCAATCATCTTGATCTTGTCACCAAAGACATCCTGAAAACTGCGCTATTACAATATGACGGAACACTTATTCTTGTTTCGCACGACCGGGATTTTCTTCAGGGGCTCAGTGAACATTTTTACGAACTGAAAAATCACCAAATCAAAGAGTTCAGAGGAACTTTAGATCAATATCTTTCCAAACATAACAAGGCGCTGGAAGAGGAAGAAGCAACAACACCGAAAACAAGTCGTTCAAAAACAAAAAACGAAACCCAAAAACAAAACTGGCTTCAACGAAAAGAAAAGGAGCGTCAGTTACGCAAAACCAAAAAGATTCTCGAAGAAACCGAAACCAAAATAGAAGAAACCGAAAAAGCGCTTGCCGCATTAAATGACAAACTTTCGCGCCCGGAAGACTTTCAGGAAGAAATAAAAAACGGCAATCTTTATAAACAACACAGCAACTTACAGGAGCAACTCGATCAATTATACCAACGTTGGGAAGAAATTCAGTCAGCGCTGGAACAATAAAAACTTTCCTGTAGTTTATTTCTCTCTGTTTATCATGGCTTTTACCACACCACGGAGTGGTTCTTTACGGGCTTCAGGAATTTCCACTTCATCCAGCTTTTCCAACCCTTTGTCTAGGTATCCGGCAATAGCTTTACGGGTAAGTTTTTCAATATCCAGCCGGTCAAATATCTCTCTGAAAGCCTTGATTTTTTCCTCAGCAGGAAGTTGTTTTTCATGAAAATAATCCAGCAAAATATCTTTGGTTTTCACATCAGCAGCAGAAAGTGCTTTAATAAAAAGATATGTTTTTTTATTTTCGATAATATCCTGTCCGGTTCGTTTACCAAAGATTTCTTCATTTCCATACAAATCCAGCAAATCATCCTGCAGTTGAAATCCCATTCCCACATTAACGCCAAACTCGTAAATCAGTTGTTTGTTTTTTTCGGATGATCCGGCAATAAGTGCACCGAGTTTCAAACTGGCACCAAACAATACGGCTGTCTTCAAACGGATCATACTTAAATAATCGTCCAGCGTAACCTGTCTTTGTTTTTCAAAATTCAGGTCCATCTGCTGTCCTTCACACGCCTGCAAAGCTGTCGTATTAAATATCTTCAGTATTTCCGGAAGCAACGTTTTATCGGCCTGCAAAATGTAAGTATACGCCAATACAAACAAAGCATCGCCCGACAAAACCGCCAGTTTAGCATCCCATTTTTTATAAACGGTTTCCTTTCCGTGCCGGATAGGCGACTGATCCATCAGGTCATCATGAATCAACGTAAAATTGTGGAGCAATTCAACGGCCAGTGCCTGCGGCAAAGCTTTTTTAATATCTCCACCAAACATATCGCTGGCCATCAAAGTAAACACAGGCCGCAACCGTTTACCACACTGCGAAAGGCTGTACACAATAGGCTCATATAACTCTTTCGGGTTTTTACTGAAACTCTGGTTGTTCAGATGAGCAGAAAACAGATCATATAATTCGTCGTATGTGTACACCTTTAAAAATTTTAATCCAGCAAGTTTAACAAATACTCTCCATAACCACTTTTACGCAAAGGTTCGGCAATCTTGCGCAGTTGTGTGGCATCAATAAAACCTTTATGATAGGCTATTTCTTCAATACAACCGATTTTCAGGTTTTGCCTTTCCTGAATCACTTCAACAAATTGTGACGCCTGATTCAGGCTCGAAAAAGTTCCGGTATCCAACCAGGCTGTACCCCGGCTCAATACCCCCACTTTCAATTTTCCCTGTTGCAGATAATGTTTGTTGACATCGGTAATTTCATACTCGCCCCGGGCACTGGGTTTCAGCTTTTTAGCCACTTCCACCACACTATTGT
The sequence above is drawn from the Candidatus Sulfidibacterium hydrothermale genome and encodes:
- a CDS encoding ABC-F family ATP-binding cassette domain-containing protein is translated as MIAVNNLVMEFGGKPLFKGISFHISNKERIGLAGKNGAGKTTLLRIITGEQEPTSGSVIVPENETIGYLPQEKQIRSKKDVLHETLSVFDALHQLKKELEEIHHQLAVRTDYQSKAYLKLYDRQEEIQHVLAVHDIEKQEGKAIKILKGLGFDEKELNRPVNLFSLGWQMRIELAKLLLLQPTLLLLDEPTNHLDIDAIQWLENFLKAYRGSVLLVSHDRRFLDNLTTRTLEINNGNLYDYKVPYSQYIRLSRERIEQQQAVFSNQQKQIKEIESFIERFRYKATKARQVQSRIKQLEKMEKVEVDTLDKAAIHFRFPPAPRSGKVVVEGIGISKSFGQKTVLKSLDFQIIKGDKVVFTGRNGEGKTTLAKIIAGQLSYEGELKFGHNVQTGYYAQDQWEMLDPEKTVFETVDDVATGEVRTRLKSILGAFLFQGEDIDKKVSVLSGGEKARLSLARLLLTPSNLLILDEPTNHLDLVTKDILKTALLQYDGTLILVSHDRDFLQGLSEHFYELKNHQIKEFRGTLDQYLSKHNKALEEEEATTPKTSRSKTKNETQKQNWLQRKEKERQLRKTKKILEETETKIEETEKALAALNDKLSRPEDFQEEIKNGNLYKQHSNLQEQLDQLYQRWEEIQSALEQ
- a CDS encoding dihydroorotase, coding for MAAPFVIRQATVVNENQQFLADIYVENGKIKKIVSGKDPALDKNIEVISARGLYLLPGVIDDQVHFREPGLEYKADIFTESRAAVAGGITSYMEMPNTRPPVLTQKLLEEKYALAAEKSLANYSFYMGTSNDNLKEVLKTDPSRVCGIKIFMGSSTGNMLVDEEKTLEALFSEVPMLMATHCEDEAIIRKNYSAYYKKYGPDGAPWLHPKIRSAEACLRSSEKAARLARKYGSRLHILHLSTAAETALFDNHIPLKEKKITAEVCVHHLWFSDKDYAEKGNRMKWNPAVKTEADRDGLLQAVLENRIDVIATDHAPHTKEEKQRPYFKAPSGGPMVQHALPAMLELVKQKKISLEKVVEKMCHHPAILFRIKNRGFIRPGYAADLVLVDLNAPWEVNSSNILYKCRWSPLEGTRLHAQVISTFVNGNRVYHQGEINENIRGERLLFSTD
- a CDS encoding polyprenyl synthetase family protein, whose translation is MYTYDELYDLFSAHLNNQSFSKNPKELYEPIVYSLSQCGKRLRPVFTLMASDMFGGDIKKALPQALAVELLHNFTLIHDDLMDQSPIRHGKETVYKKWDAKLAVLSGDALFVLAYTYILQADKTLLPEILKIFNTTALQACEGQQMDLNFEKQRQVTLDDYLSMIRLKTAVLFGASLKLGALIAGSSEKNKQLIYEFGVNVGMGFQLQDDLLDLYGNEEIFGKRTGQDIIENKKTYLFIKALSAADVKTKDILLDYFHEKQLPAEEKIKAFREIFDRLDIEKLTRKAIAGYLDKGLEKLDEVEIPEARKEPLRGVVKAMINREK